The following are encoded in a window of Variovorax paradoxus genomic DNA:
- the efeU gene encoding iron uptake transporter permease EfeU, with the protein MLIPFLIMLREGIEAALIVGIVASYLKQSGRGVLMPAVWVGVLLATALSLFAGAGLQLLAAEFPQKQQELFEGVVGLIAVVMLTTMVFWMRKAARSIKGELHASIDKALARHADGQGWALIGMVFLAVAREGLESVFFLLAVFQQSTGWEAPVGALAGIAVSVVVGWGIYSGGVRLDLRRFFRFTGLFILLVAAGLLAGVLRKLHEAGVWNQLQTVVFDMSETLPMDSPVGAVLSGLLGYQAAPVVGEVIVYLAFLTVALFFFLRPAAAAAPRTATAG; encoded by the coding sequence ATGCTCATTCCCTTCCTCATCATGCTGCGCGAAGGCATCGAAGCCGCGCTGATCGTCGGCATCGTTGCCAGTTACCTGAAACAAAGCGGACGCGGTGTGCTGATGCCCGCGGTGTGGGTCGGCGTGTTGCTGGCCACCGCGCTGTCGCTGTTCGCCGGCGCCGGCCTGCAACTGCTGGCGGCCGAGTTTCCGCAGAAGCAGCAGGAGCTGTTCGAGGGCGTGGTGGGGCTCATTGCCGTGGTCATGCTGACCACGATGGTGTTCTGGATGCGCAAGGCGGCCCGCTCCATCAAGGGCGAGCTGCACGCATCCATCGACAAGGCGCTGGCGCGGCATGCCGACGGGCAGGGCTGGGCGCTCATCGGCATGGTGTTTCTCGCGGTCGCGCGCGAGGGGCTGGAGTCGGTTTTCTTCCTGCTGGCCGTGTTCCAGCAGAGCACCGGCTGGGAAGCACCCGTGGGCGCGCTCGCGGGCATTGCCGTGTCGGTGGTGGTCGGCTGGGGCATCTATTCGGGCGGCGTGCGGCTCGACCTGCGCCGCTTCTTCCGCTTCACGGGCCTGTTCATCCTGCTGGTCGCAGCCGGGTTGCTGGCCGGCGTGCTGCGCAAGCTGCACGAGGCCGGCGTATGGAACCAGCTGCAGACCGTGGTGTTCGACATGAGCGAAACCCTGCCGATGGACAGCCCCGTGGGCGCCGTGCTGTCGGGCCTGCTGGGCTACCAGGCCGCGCCCGTGGTGGGCGAGGTGATCGTCTACCTGGCCTTCCTAACCGTGGCCCTGTTCTTCTTCCTGCGCCCGGCGGCTGCTGCGGCGCCGCGCACGGCGACTGCCGGCTGA
- the efeO gene encoding iron uptake system protein EfeO has translation MSSSSSSSSSTLMRVAVGASALLVVAGLAAFWYASNQARKAPPKATDHAVTVTIRGNACDPNDITVPAGRTTFTIVNQSNRALEWEILDGVMVVEERENIAPGFSQTMTVKLSPGDFAITCGLLSNPRGKLHVTPSAASLAEEARPSLVNYVGALAEYQVFLRLEAATLDDAVRALADAVKAGDLAQARALYAPAHQAYKRIEPMAELFADLDARINARADYFEKREADPGFSGFHRIEYALYGQGDAKALAPVLDQLLADVETLQTRLRALSVPPERLASAASKLLRRVADNLPAGGEDHYGHAELVNLQGSYEGTKKIADLLQPLLVKAAPAQQKAVDERFAAFDAALAPYRAGEGFKPAPLDEAQRQALAGPVRALAEELGKVNAALGLE, from the coding sequence ATGTCTTCTTCCTCTTCTTCTTCGTCATCGACGCTCATGCGCGTCGCCGTGGGCGCCTCGGCGCTGCTGGTCGTTGCCGGCCTTGCGGCCTTCTGGTACGCCTCGAACCAGGCGCGCAAGGCACCGCCCAAGGCGACCGACCACGCCGTCACCGTCACCATTCGCGGCAACGCCTGCGACCCGAACGACATCACCGTGCCTGCGGGCCGCACGACCTTCACCATCGTCAACCAGTCGAACCGCGCGCTCGAGTGGGAAATTCTCGACGGCGTGATGGTGGTCGAAGAGCGCGAGAACATCGCGCCCGGCTTCTCGCAGACCATGACGGTCAAGCTCTCGCCGGGCGATTTCGCCATCACCTGCGGGCTGCTGAGCAACCCGCGCGGCAAGCTGCATGTCACGCCGTCGGCGGCCTCGCTGGCCGAGGAGGCACGGCCCTCGCTCGTCAACTACGTGGGCGCGCTGGCCGAGTACCAGGTGTTCCTGCGGCTGGAGGCCGCCACGCTCGACGACGCGGTGCGCGCGCTGGCCGATGCCGTCAAGGCCGGCGACCTGGCGCAGGCGCGCGCGCTCTACGCGCCGGCCCACCAGGCCTACAAGCGCATCGAGCCGATGGCCGAGCTGTTCGCCGACCTCGACGCGCGCATCAACGCCCGCGCCGACTACTTCGAGAAGCGCGAGGCCGACCCGGGCTTCAGCGGCTTCCACCGCATCGAGTACGCGCTGTACGGGCAGGGCGACGCGAAGGCGCTGGCACCGGTCCTCGACCAACTGCTGGCCGACGTCGAGACGCTGCAGACGCGCCTGCGCGCACTGAGCGTGCCGCCCGAGCGGCTCGCGAGCGCCGCCTCGAAGTTGCTGCGCCGCGTGGCCGACAACCTGCCGGCCGGCGGCGAAGACCACTACGGCCATGCCGAGCTGGTGAACCTGCAGGGCAGCTACGAAGGCACCAAGAAGATCGCCGACCTGCTGCAGCCGCTGCTCGTCAAAGCCGCGCCCGCGCAGCAGAAGGCCGTGGATGAACGCTTCGCCGCCTTCGACGCCGCATTGGCGCCGTACCGCGCGGGCGAAGGCTTCAAGCCTGCGCCGCTGGACGAGGCGCAGCGCCAGGCGTTGGCTGGGCCCGTGCGCGCTCTGGCCGAGGAACTGGGCAAGGTGAACGCCGCGCTCGGGTTGGAATGA